A genomic region of Pontibacillus yanchengensis contains the following coding sequences:
- the menB gene encoding 1,4-dihydroxy-2-naphthoyl-CoA synthase, whose translation MTVEWINERHYEDILYQTYDGIAKITINRPEVRNAFRPTTVKELLDAFAYARDDSKIGAIVLAGAGDDAFCAGGDQKVRGHGGYVGEDEIPRLNVLDLQRLIRVIPKPVVAMVSGYAIGGGHVLHIVCDLTIAADNAIFGQTGPKVGSFDAGYGAGLLARIVGHKKAREIWYLCRQYSAKEAEDMGLVNTVVPVDQLEAETVQWCQEMLEKSPTALRFLKASFNADTDGLAGLQQMGGDATLLYYTTDEAKEGRDAFKEKRKPDFKQFPRFP comes from the coding sequence ATGACAGTAGAATGGATTAATGAACGTCATTATGAAGATATTTTATATCAGACATATGACGGTATTGCAAAAATCACAATTAATCGCCCAGAGGTACGAAATGCATTTCGCCCAACAACGGTTAAAGAATTGTTGGATGCATTTGCATATGCGCGCGATGACTCCAAAATTGGCGCTATTGTCTTAGCGGGTGCTGGAGACGATGCTTTCTGTGCTGGAGGAGACCAAAAAGTACGTGGCCATGGTGGTTATGTAGGAGAAGACGAAATTCCACGTCTAAACGTTCTAGATTTACAACGCTTAATTCGCGTAATACCAAAACCAGTTGTAGCCATGGTGTCAGGATATGCCATTGGTGGTGGACATGTTTTACATATCGTATGTGACTTAACCATTGCTGCTGACAATGCTATATTTGGTCAAACAGGTCCTAAGGTAGGAAGCTTTGATGCTGGATATGGTGCAGGATTGCTTGCCCGTATTGTTGGTCATAAAAAAGCCCGTGAAATTTGGTACCTATGTCGTCAATATTCTGCTAAAGAAGCGGAGGACATGGGTCTTGTCAATACAGTCGTTCCTGTTGATCAATTAGAGGCAGAAACGGTTCAATGGTGCCAAGAAATGCTAGAAAAATCACCAACTGCATTACGTTTCTTGAAAGCATCCTTCAATGCTGATACAGATGGTTTAGCTGGTCTTCAACAAATGGGGGGAGATGCTACGCTACTTTATTACACTACTGATGAAGCAAAAGAAGGTCGCGATGCATTCAAAGAAAAACGTAAGCCTGACTTTAAGCAATTCCCGAGATTTCCTTAA
- the menD gene encoding 2-succinyl-5-enolpyruvyl-6-hydroxy-3-cyclohexene-1-carboxylic-acid synthase — translation MTHTSELTKFVGNFIDELAKGGMTDIVISPGSRSTPLSMMIAEHESIKHWVHMDERSAAFFALGMAKQQQKPVALVCTSGTAAANYYPAIVEAFYSRVPLVILTADRPHELRDVGAPQSIDQIHMYSRYVKWFQEVAMPEDSDTMLRYVRSIGARALHQSLDGNAGPVHLNFPFREPLVPDFSMEDVWGNDRQESYHPVTSGKRMLDTRQIEKIKEEIVGLERGLLVCGPQEDRDLAEAVTSLAKHLQLPLLADPLSQVRAGEHEKDHVIECYDAMLKSEETRERFKPDFIIRFGAMPVSKPYKLLIENHPDIVQYVVEDFEGHREPTNNHTRMIYADGTTFCKQWLQEVGTWMYDKSWLDNWREANSITKKCLIEDKGVGSLSEGHVITELTELLPEKSSIYIGNSMPVRDLDTFFMTTPKHIRVLANRGANGIDGMVSSALGAAAHGESVTLILGDLSFYHDLNGLLMAKQYGIDVRIIVINNEGGGIFSFLPQANHPNHFEPLFGTPLQLDFQKAVEMYNGSFTRVETWEQFRDAVTTSFSANDLHVMEVITNRDENAQWHRDKWKRIEESLRGV, via the coding sequence ATGACACACACGTCTGAATTAACAAAGTTTGTTGGAAACTTTATAGATGAATTAGCTAAAGGAGGGATGACGGACATAGTCATCTCTCCTGGTTCACGTTCAACCCCTTTATCCATGATGATTGCTGAGCATGAAAGCATCAAACATTGGGTTCATATGGACGAACGTTCAGCAGCTTTTTTTGCACTTGGGATGGCTAAACAACAACAAAAGCCAGTTGCCCTTGTATGCACATCGGGCACAGCTGCAGCGAATTATTATCCTGCTATTGTTGAAGCTTTCTATAGCAGGGTCCCGTTGGTTATTTTAACTGCTGACCGACCACATGAACTTCGTGATGTTGGCGCTCCCCAATCGATTGATCAGATTCACATGTATAGTCGGTATGTGAAATGGTTTCAGGAAGTGGCAATGCCAGAAGATAGCGATACGATGTTACGGTATGTTCGGAGTATTGGCGCAAGGGCGTTACATCAATCCTTAGACGGTAATGCAGGGCCTGTGCATTTGAATTTTCCTTTCCGAGAACCACTTGTACCAGACTTCTCTATGGAAGATGTTTGGGGGAATGATCGACAGGAAAGTTATCATCCTGTAACAAGCGGTAAACGAATGCTTGATACAAGGCAAATCGAGAAGATTAAAGAAGAAATTGTTGGACTTGAGCGGGGGTTATTGGTATGTGGCCCCCAAGAAGACCGGGATTTGGCTGAAGCCGTCACGTCACTAGCGAAACATCTGCAACTACCATTACTAGCAGATCCTCTATCTCAGGTGCGAGCTGGAGAACATGAGAAAGACCATGTGATCGAATGTTATGACGCGATGTTAAAAAGCGAAGAAACTCGTGAAAGGTTTAAGCCTGACTTTATTATTCGCTTTGGAGCTATGCCTGTTTCAAAGCCATATAAATTACTAATTGAGAATCACCCTGACATCGTTCAGTACGTTGTGGAAGATTTTGAAGGTCACCGGGAACCGACTAATAATCATACGAGAATGATTTATGCTGATGGAACGACTTTTTGTAAGCAATGGCTTCAAGAAGTTGGGACGTGGATGTATGATAAATCCTGGCTTGATAACTGGCGAGAAGCCAATAGCATTACAAAAAAGTGCTTGATAGAGGACAAAGGGGTTGGATCACTATCGGAAGGACACGTCATTACAGAGTTAACAGAGTTGCTTCCGGAGAAAAGTTCCATTTATATTGGAAATAGCATGCCAGTTCGCGACTTAGATACTTTCTTCATGACTACACCTAAGCATATAAGAGTGTTAGCCAATCGTGGTGCAAATGGGATTGATGGGATGGTTTCAAGTGCATTAGGTGCTGCTGCTCATGGTGAATCAGTAACATTGATTCTAGGCGATTTATCCTTCTACCATGATTTGAATGGCTTATTGATGGCCAAGCAATATGGAATTGATGTCCGAATTATTGTCATTAATAATGAGGGCGGAGGTATTTTCTCGTTTCTTCCGCAAGCAAATCATCCAAATCATTTCGAGCCCTTGTTTGGCACACCTTTACAGCTTGATTTTCAAAAAGCTGTTGAAATGTATAACGGAAGTTTTACTAGAGTGGAGACATGGGAACAATTTCGAGATGCTGTGACCACGAGTTTTTCTGCCAACGATTTGCACGTTATGGAAGTCATAACTAATCGGGATGAAAATGCACAGTGGCATCGGGATAAATGGAAACGAATCGAAGAATCATTACGAGGTGTATAG
- a CDS encoding isochorismate synthase, which yields MIQTTSTLYEKLYRSIATIDSLHSSKLVSVTTELEEINPLAFYQAGSTFKGERFYWSSADRSFTLAGIGEAVKIESDEEGFQITEEQWVDLINHAEIDNVTNASGTGPVAFGGFAFDPYKQSSVTWSEFPNSSTMVPRFLLTKSGTKYFITINALLSPEDSTALFYQELVDQCTKLLGKEFKQNPEPQLIQQEEVAPEEWKRIVKDTTEEIKAGKLGKVVLAREMIATFSSDINIASLLNTLQEQQHQSYVFAYERGDSCFVGATPERLVKLEDQELLSTCLAGTIARGKTVEEDRYFGEQLLHDDKNLQEHEFVVNMIKTAVETCCHDVDVPEHPVLYPLRNLQHLYTPVRGKLYNGYTILDVVKQLHPTPALGGYPIKESIEFIREKEPFHRGWYASPIGWFDARDNGEFAVAIRSALISNNQAVLFSGCGVVEDSHPQAEYEETAIKFLPMLHALGGYE from the coding sequence TTGATTCAAACAACTTCAACATTATATGAAAAACTATACCGCTCAATAGCTACAATAGATTCTTTACATTCAAGTAAATTAGTAAGTGTTACCACTGAACTAGAGGAAATAAATCCTCTGGCATTTTATCAAGCAGGTAGCACATTTAAGGGAGAAAGGTTCTATTGGTCAAGTGCTGATCGTTCTTTTACCCTGGCAGGTATTGGGGAAGCGGTTAAGATAGAATCGGATGAAGAAGGATTTCAAATTACTGAAGAGCAATGGGTTGACTTAATCAATCATGCTGAAATAGATAACGTCACGAATGCTTCAGGAACAGGACCTGTTGCATTTGGGGGTTTTGCATTTGATCCTTATAAACAATCTTCGGTTACATGGAGTGAATTTCCAAATAGTTCTACAATGGTTCCAAGGTTCTTGTTAACCAAATCTGGAACGAAGTATTTTATTACCATTAACGCGCTTTTGTCTCCTGAGGATTCTACGGCCTTATTTTATCAGGAACTAGTAGACCAGTGTACAAAACTCCTCGGAAAAGAGTTCAAGCAGAATCCAGAACCACAGTTAATCCAACAAGAAGAAGTGGCACCTGAAGAATGGAAACGAATTGTTAAAGACACAACAGAGGAAATAAAAGCAGGGAAGTTAGGGAAAGTCGTTTTAGCTAGGGAAATGATTGCAACATTTTCTTCTGATATAAATATAGCGTCGTTGTTAAACACGTTGCAGGAGCAACAGCATCAAAGCTATGTATTTGCTTATGAACGTGGCGATTCTTGCTTTGTTGGGGCTACACCTGAGCGATTGGTGAAGCTAGAAGATCAAGAACTTCTCTCTACGTGTTTAGCAGGCACAATTGCAAGGGGGAAGACTGTTGAAGAAGATCGCTACTTTGGAGAGCAATTATTGCATGATGATAAGAATCTCCAAGAGCATGAATTTGTCGTGAATATGATTAAGACCGCAGTGGAAACGTGCTGTCATGATGTAGATGTACCAGAGCATCCTGTGTTATATCCATTACGTAATTTGCAGCATTTATACACCCCTGTGAGAGGAAAGTTGTATAATGGCTACACAATTTTAGATGTCGTCAAGCAGCTTCATCCAACTCCAGCATTAGGGGGATATCCCATTAAAGAGTCTATCGAATTCATACGTGAGAAAGAACCCTTCCATAGAGGTTGGTATGCTTCTCCAATCGGATGGTTCGATGCACGAGATAATGGGGAATTTGCAGTAGCGATTCGTTCTGCCCTTATTAGTAATAATCAAGCAGTTCTTTTTTCTGGATGTGGTGTTGTGGAAGATTCTCATCCTCAAGCGGAATACGAAGAAACGGCTATAAAATTTCTACCAATGCTTCATGCTCTAGGAGGATATGAATGA
- a CDS encoding 1,4-dihydroxy-2-naphthoate polyprenyltransferase, translated as MQSMKKQDIQTALNERKGWQVWWRLLRPHTLTAAFVPVFIGTMLASLQEPIHIGLFLAMLFASILIQAATNMFNEYYDYVRGLDTEHSIGIGGAIVRDGIPAKKVLALAVSFFGIAMLLGVYICIATSWWIALIGLISMAFGYLYTGGPYPIAYTPFGEMISGFFMGTVIIGISYYIQTLYLTSDVIIISIPVAILIGAILLANNIRDLEGDKENGRKTLAILFGHKGAVTFLGILFSSAYLLIVIYIISGLLPIWSLIVFLSIPKPKKAVQGFSNKTSPLEMLPAMKFTAQTNTIFGILLGISLLLQLLIPVTL; from the coding sequence ATGCAAAGCATGAAAAAACAAGATATACAAACTGCTTTAAATGAACGTAAAGGTTGGCAAGTCTGGTGGCGACTCTTAAGACCTCATACCTTAACGGCAGCGTTCGTCCCAGTATTTATCGGAACAATGCTTGCTAGCTTACAAGAACCTATCCATATAGGATTGTTTCTAGCCATGCTATTCGCTTCTATATTAATACAAGCTGCAACGAATATGTTTAACGAATACTATGATTATGTTCGCGGTTTAGATACCGAACATTCGATTGGTATTGGTGGTGCAATCGTTCGTGATGGGATACCTGCTAAGAAAGTTTTGGCATTAGCGGTAAGCTTTTTCGGTATTGCTATGCTTCTGGGAGTCTATATTTGTATCGCGACAAGTTGGTGGATTGCACTAATTGGACTCATATCAATGGCATTTGGCTATCTATATACTGGCGGACCTTATCCTATTGCTTATACCCCATTTGGTGAAATGATATCAGGATTTTTTATGGGAACTGTTATTATTGGCATTAGCTATTATATTCAGACGTTATATCTTACTAGCGATGTGATTATCATATCCATTCCAGTAGCAATCCTGATTGGTGCTATACTATTAGCGAACAACATACGTGACCTTGAAGGTGATAAGGAAAACGGCCGTAAAACATTAGCCATTCTATTTGGACATAAGGGTGCTGTCACCTTTTTAGGCATATTATTTAGTTCAGCCTACCTACTAATTGTCATTTATATTATATCAGGTTTGCTTCCTATATGGTCGTTAATTGTATTCTTAAGCATCCCAAAACCAAAGAAAGCTGTTCAAGGCTTTTCAAACAAAACGTCACCATTAGAAATGCTTCCAGCAATGAAATTCACAGCACAAACCAATACGATTTTTGGAATTCTACTCGGGATTTCCCTTTTATTACAATTACTAATACCCGTTACCTTATAA
- a CDS encoding hotdog fold thioesterase, with protein MDYKNTMLGALGMEEVTLTKDRVVLSMPVDERTHQPLGFLHGGASVALAETAASIGSILHVDMEQYNVFGIEINANHIKSKRSGLVYGVATPTHIGKSTMVWEINIVDESDALICVSRCTVGVVPK; from the coding sequence ATGGATTACAAAAATACAATGCTAGGAGCTCTTGGAATGGAAGAAGTAACTCTAACCAAGGACCGTGTTGTACTTTCTATGCCTGTGGATGAACGAACTCACCAGCCACTCGGTTTTTTGCATGGCGGGGCCAGTGTCGCACTAGCTGAAACAGCGGCAAGTATTGGTTCCATTCTCCACGTGGACATGGAACAGTATAATGTATTTGGTATTGAGATCAATGCCAACCACATCAAAAGTAAACGCAGTGGCCTTGTTTATGGAGTTGCAACACCTACACACATTGGTAAAAGTACAATGGTTTGGGAAATCAACATTGTCGATGAAAGTGACGCATTAATTTGCGTTTCCCGTTGTACAGTAGGTGTCGTTCCAAAATAG
- the menH gene encoding 2-succinyl-6-hydroxy-2,4-cyclohexadiene-1-carboxylate synthase, whose amino-acid sequence MYITINGTHYWVEQHGHGPPILLLHGFTGTHHTWDNFVNDWNDQLTIITMDLPGHGKTDGNTHFTMESVCKDIDHLLQELGMERLDVLGYSMGGRTALSFAMNYPRRVERLILESASPGLEAAREQLTRQTKDESLAVEIERYGVKAFINRWQELPMFSSQQTLSAEVKQAIREERLSHTAEGLAASLRGMGTGIQPSWWDYLSTFSGEVLLLSGELDEKFTSIAQNMEKAFQKARHIKVLNAGHAIHVEQPKFFGKIVTEFIFPSEE is encoded by the coding sequence TTGTATATCACAATAAATGGTACCCATTATTGGGTAGAACAGCATGGTCATGGTCCTCCAATCCTGTTGTTGCACGGATTCACAGGAACCCATCATACATGGGATAACTTTGTAAACGATTGGAATGATCAACTTACAATCATTACAATGGACTTACCAGGGCACGGTAAGACGGATGGTAATACACATTTTACGATGGAGTCTGTTTGTAAGGATATTGACCATCTACTACAGGAATTAGGGATGGAGCGCCTGGATGTATTAGGTTATTCCATGGGAGGACGAACGGCCCTTTCTTTTGCAATGAATTATCCACGGCGGGTGGAGCGTTTAATTCTTGAAAGTGCAAGCCCAGGTTTGGAAGCAGCTCGAGAGCAGCTTACAAGGCAAACGAAAGATGAGAGTTTGGCAGTTGAAATAGAGCGTTATGGTGTAAAGGCGTTCATTAATCGTTGGCAAGAACTACCGATGTTCTCCTCTCAGCAAACTTTATCTGCAGAAGTGAAGCAAGCAATTAGAGAGGAACGTTTATCTCATACTGCAGAAGGATTAGCAGCTTCCCTTAGAGGAATGGGGACGGGGATTCAACCTTCATGGTGGGACTACCTCTCCACCTTTTCTGGAGAGGTTCTACTACTATCAGGAGAGTTAGATGAAAAGTTTACGTCAATTGCTCAAAACATGGAAAAAGCATTTCAAAAAGCGCGTCATATAAAAGTTTTGAATGCTGGACATGCAATACATGTGGAACAACCGAAATTTTTTGGTAAAATAGTAACTGAATTCATTTTTCCAAGTGAGGAGTAA
- a CDS encoding GNAT family N-acetyltransferase yields MRAMDKIKVIEADAYLTIEDTNVLSTDEMMQLVKHELSEKLLNQYKNITVLVHSNFPEQVEQSLIQRGFYFHDETLFVQKKLQNEEITFDSAITLSSLHHVSLDTFKETWLEVMSGSLNAPSSLHMNEQMMGVKKELGEAYKHSCLLAYEQEKIIGIVMPHIEPGTMNEGRLFYFGLIPSERGKGKSRKLHQRALGILQQDFQARYYIGATSVHNKPMVNTFIWNGCEIMESYKVYKRVRGN; encoded by the coding sequence ATGAGAGCTATGGATAAAATTAAAGTCATAGAAGCTGATGCATACCTAACGATTGAGGATACAAATGTTCTGTCCACAGATGAAATGATGCAGTTGGTCAAGCATGAATTATCCGAGAAACTCCTTAACCAATATAAAAATATAACCGTTCTGGTACATAGCAATTTTCCAGAACAGGTAGAGCAATCTTTAATACAAAGAGGGTTCTATTTCCATGATGAAACTCTCTTTGTACAGAAGAAATTACAGAACGAAGAAATAACTTTCGATTCAGCAATAACTTTGTCATCATTACACCATGTATCCTTAGATACCTTTAAAGAAACTTGGCTAGAAGTAATGTCTGGTTCTCTTAATGCACCTTCTTCTTTACATATGAATGAGCAAATGATGGGTGTTAAAAAAGAGTTGGGGGAGGCATATAAGCATTCTTGTCTTCTTGCATATGAGCAAGAAAAGATAATTGGGATTGTTATGCCTCATATTGAGCCTGGAACAATGAATGAAGGGAGATTGTTTTATTTTGGGCTCATTCCATCTGAGAGAGGAAAAGGCAAGAGTCGAAAACTACATCAAAGAGCATTGGGAATATTGCAACAAGACTTTCAAGCCAGGTATTATATTGGAGCGACTAGTGTTCATAATAAGCCTATGGTTAATACATTTATTTGGAATGGATGCGAAATAATGGAATCTTATAAAGTATATAAGCGTGTAAGGGGAAACTAA
- a CDS encoding o-succinylbenzoate--CoA ligase, whose amino-acid sequence MNAETIPHWLEKRVELTPERVAIHTQENSITFRELRKQSMCMVGKLASLGVKKGSHVAIYANNSLDFVRFVHAISYIGAVAVFLNTRLTQKEIRFQLEDAKCELVIYEQNLSPIIEPLGQEMPIRVHSFKDVSKQLEAPFKAQQEVRLDDIYTILYTSGTTGNPKGVMLTYGNHWWSAVSSALNLGLSEEDQWLATLPLFHVGGLSLLFKNVIYGMPITLLTSFDEQEIHKAIMEKGVTIVSVVSVMLKRLLSQLDAGETYPTSFRCMLLGGGPAPKPLLEEAASKHVPVIQTYGMTETSSQIVTLSAQDALRKIGSAGKPLFPAQLNIINDQQNTKDQSIGEIVVKGPMVTSGYYKRPETNEYTIKDEWLYTGDLGYVDDEGFLYVVDRRKDLIISGGENIYPAEIEEVLAGLDSIKEVGVIGQEDDRWGEVPVAFVVFHEGVSLSTEEILSYCARSLAKYKIPKMIYFEDHLPRNASNKLLRRDLAKWLKQRGEME is encoded by the coding sequence ATGAATGCTGAAACCATTCCGCACTGGTTAGAGAAGCGGGTTGAATTAACTCCAGAACGTGTTGCCATTCATACACAAGAAAACTCGATTACCTTTAGAGAATTACGTAAGCAATCCATGTGTATGGTGGGAAAATTAGCTTCTTTAGGTGTCAAAAAAGGAAGTCACGTAGCCATTTACGCCAATAATTCTTTAGATTTTGTTCGGTTTGTTCATGCTATTTCTTATATAGGTGCCGTAGCTGTTTTTTTAAACACTCGTCTCACACAAAAGGAAATTCGTTTTCAATTAGAAGATGCTAAGTGTGAGTTGGTTATATATGAACAAAATCTATCACCTATTATCGAACCGCTTGGTCAAGAGATGCCAATACGTGTTCACTCATTTAAAGATGTATCAAAACAGCTAGAAGCACCTTTCAAAGCTCAGCAAGAGGTAAGACTAGATGATATTTATACCATTCTTTATACGTCGGGAACAACAGGAAATCCTAAAGGTGTTATGCTTACATACGGAAACCATTGGTGGAGTGCTGTAAGTTCTGCTTTAAACCTCGGTCTGAGTGAAGAAGACCAATGGTTGGCAACGCTTCCTTTATTTCATGTAGGTGGCTTATCGCTTTTATTTAAAAATGTCATTTACGGCATGCCAATTACTCTCCTTACATCATTCGATGAACAAGAAATACATAAGGCAATTATGGAAAAAGGTGTCACAATTGTTTCGGTTGTTTCTGTTATGCTCAAACGACTATTATCACAATTAGATGCTGGGGAAACGTATCCAACGAGCTTTCGTTGTATGCTTTTAGGAGGAGGTCCTGCACCGAAACCATTATTAGAAGAAGCAGCCTCTAAGCATGTTCCTGTCATTCAAACGTATGGGATGACGGAAACTTCCTCGCAAATTGTTACCTTAAGTGCCCAGGATGCATTGCGGAAAATTGGTTCTGCAGGAAAACCCTTATTTCCAGCGCAACTGAATATTATTAACGACCAACAAAACACGAAAGACCAATCCATTGGAGAAATTGTTGTGAAAGGCCCTATGGTGACAAGTGGCTACTATAAACGTCCTGAAACAAATGAGTACACAATAAAAGATGAATGGCTGTATACTGGGGATCTAGGTTATGTAGATGACGAAGGCTTTTTGTATGTTGTAGATCGCCGTAAAGACTTGATTATTTCCGGTGGTGAAAATATATATCCTGCTGAGATTGAAGAAGTTTTAGCTGGATTAGATAGTATTAAAGAAGTAGGTGTAATTGGTCAAGAAGATGATCGTTGGGGTGAAGTCCCGGTTGCATTCGTTGTTTTCCATGAGGGGGTATCCTTATCTACCGAAGAGATTCTATCCTATTGTGCACGTTCACTTGCTAAATATAAAATTCCAAAAATGATTTATTTTGAAGACCATCTACCTCGAAATGCTTCAAACAAATTACTCCGAAGAGATTTGGCGAAGTGGTTGAAGCAAAGGGGAGAAATGGAATGA